In Nisaea acidiphila, the DNA window GCTCATTTACGGTCCGGTCTCCGATCGCATCGGGCGCCGACCGACTCTGCTGGCCGGGCTCGGCGTTTTCGCTCTCGCAAGCCTGCTCTGCGCTTTTGCGACCTCGATCGACCTGCTGATCGCGGGACGCGTATTCCAGGCCCTCGGCGGCTGTGCCGGCATGGTGCTCGGCCGCGCCATCGTGCGCGACGTCTATGAACGCGACGAGGCCGCCCCGGTTATCGCTTACATCACGATGGCAATGGCCGTCGCGCCGATGATCGGACCTGCTGTCGGTGGCTACCTCGACAGCGCATTCGGCTGGTACGCTGGATTTCTCCTCGTCGCCGCCGCCGGCGGAGCCGTTCTCGTCTATGCTTTTCCGACACTGCATGAGACGCACCAGCAACGTGACGAACGGATCGACGTTGCAGGACTGCTGCGCAATTACGGTGCCCTGCTCTCATCCAAGGCATATCTCGGCTATACCCTGAACACCTCATTCTCGATCGGCTGCTTCTTCGCGTTTCTCTCCTCCGCGCCTTACGTCACGATCGAGATTCTGGGCCTGGGGCCGCAGATCTACGGCTTTTATTTCATCGTCGTCTCGCTCTCCTACATGTCGGGCAATTTCATCGCGACACGGATCTCCCGGCGCCTCGGGATCGACCGGATGATCCTGCTCGGCTGCAGCGTCTCGCTCCTCGGCGCATTCGTCCTGACAACCCTGTCCGCACTCGACGTAATCAGCGCGACCGCGATCTTCCTCCCGTTTGCGCTCGTCGCCTTCGGAAACGGCATGAGCCAGCCCAACGCGATCGCCGGATCTGTCAGCGTCAACCCGGCCATCGCGGGCGCCGCATCCGGACTGATGGGCTTCATGCAGATGTGCGCCGGCGGTCTGGCGACCGTTCTGGTCGGCTATTTTCAGGACGCGACCGGTTATTCTGCACTCGCATATGCGCTCCTGATCGGCACGTTCGGCGCCCATGTCAGCCTGTTTCTGGCCCGCCGGGCGACCCTGCGTGAAGGCGCCATGGAAGCGGCTGAATGAGCAGCCGGCACGGCGCAGATGCCGAAGAGCTTCTGGAGAAGGCAATAGACCTCCTGGGCGCGGCTCCGGTGGACCGGAACGCGCCGTTCCGCTATCCGGTGCTGGCTACGGCGGACGGGTCGGGCGGCGCCGATGCCCGCACGCTGATCCTTCGTTCCTTCGAGCGGGAGCACTGGCGCGTCACACTTCATACCGACCGGCGCAGCGCTAAAATCCGCGAACTCGGCACTCCCCAAACTGTTACCCTCGTCTTCTACGATCACGGCGTCGGCCTCCAGGTGAGACTCCGCGGCCGGATCGCCGTGGTCGGGGACGACTGCAAGAGGCACGCGGCATGGGAAGCACTCCCCCCGAGCAACAGGCGCAATTACCTGGCCGCCCACCCGCCGGGAACGCCGCTGCCCGCTCCGGGCGATGGCATTCCTGAAAATAACCCGGGCGGAGGCTTCGAGAACTTCGCTGTGCTCGGCTTCGCGCCCGACAGCGTAGACATCCTCAAGCTCTCGCCCGAAGGCAATCGCCGGTACCGGCTGGCGCCTCCAAACGGCAGCGGATCCTGGCTCGTGCCCTGAGGCCGCGCCTCAGCGTTCAAAAATGTCGAGTTTCAGGCCCTCGGACTCGCCCAGCCAGAAAACATGCGCAGTATGGTCGCGGAGTTCGTCTCCGGTTTCGGCATGGACGAAAACGGTGAGCCCCTCACGATTGAGTGCAAGCCAGGGAATGAAAGTGCCAAATAGCTCCGGCGCGAATGCGACCTGATAACTGAAGCGCGGGTGAGGCCCGACCGGTTTTTCGTGGAACCGGCCCATCTCGATATCGAAGCGGCGTTCGATCTCCTCGCGCAAGCGCCGGGCCGTTTCGGCGGTCTCGGAATCGAAATAGATGTGTGCGTGATAGCCTTTGATCTCTGACGTCTCTTTCGGCATGTATATTTCCTTTCGGTAGGGTCGAATCATGAACCAGCCGCCAGAGCAGCGCCAGACGACATTTCAGCTCCCGGCGCGGCGATGCTTTGACGAATTGCGCAAATGCTGTTGCACTTGTCCGGTCCGAGCCACGGCAAAAAGGCCCCTGCGATGACGCATGAGGCCCGGAGGTCTGCGATATCGGCTGTAAAGCACCGACGAGGCGCGGACCCGGCAGCCAGATAGTCAGTATGGGCTGCACGATAAAAACGGAGACAAACTGCGTGGGTCATCCAAGATGAACTCGCCCGACATCTCAATCCGCGACAGCCTTAGCAGCGCCGGACGGGATTTTCTCGACTATTGGCTCTCACTGCGGGCCGGTCGGATGATGCCCGATCGCGCAGAGTTCGACCCGAGCAATATCAAACACCTTCTCCCGAACATCGTTATTCACGAGTTGATCGCCCCCGACAATATCCGCCTCAGGCTGGTCGGGACAGCGATCGTGCGCCATTACGGCAGCGAGAGCACCGGAAAAAACTACCTCGATTTCGTCGAGCCCGACCGGCGGGCAAAGGCATCCAAGGCGATCTTCCTCGTGAGAAACCATCCGGCAGGAATGACGGTCACGCTGATATCTTCTCTGGACAGCGGCAACCTCGATTTCCGCCAGACCGTCGCGCTGCCGATCGGTGACGAGAGAGAAAACAGAAAGTTCGTCTATTTCTGCAGCACGCGTCAGGAGCGATCCGAGCGATCGCTGACGGAACCGGAGCGCCTCGCAGTGCAGAATGTCATGGATCGCAGATTTTTCGATATCGGTGCCGGCATTCCCGATTTTACCGACTGAATAAGGTCAGAGCTCGACAAGTCCGTTCAACAGCACGAGCGCGACCAGCAGCGGCACGATGATCCGTAAGAGCCAGATCCACGAAATTCCGAGACGCTCCCGCAATCCGGAAAATACAAGTGCGTCCCGGCGATGGAGGCTCCAGCCGACGAAGAGCGAGACGCATATCCCGCTGAGAGGCAGAAGGACCGAAGAGGCTATATGGTCGAAGATTCCGAACAGATCTTCTCCTGCGATCCTGACATCCTTCAGGAGGCTGAAACCGAGTCCGGGCACAAGCCCCAATGCAAATATGAGCAAACACATAATGGTGGCTGCCGCTGTTCTAGACAGACCGAAACGGTCCATGCAAACCGCGACAGGCACCTCCAGGATCGAAATCATCGAGGTCAGCCCCGCAGCCGCCAGCAGGAAGAAGAACGCGACGGCCAGCATTGCACCGCCTGTGATTTCGCTGAACACCCGTGGCAGGGCGACGAATGCCAGGTCCGGGCCGGAAGCCGGATCGAGGCCGTGCGCGAAGACCGCGGGAAAAATCGCAATGCCTGCGAAAACCGCAAAGAGCGTATCGCCGGAGACGATGAAGAGAGCGGATTTGAGGATCGGCGTCTCCGGCTGCATATAGCTGCCGTAGGTCACGAAGATGGCCATGCCGATGCCAATGGAGAAAAACGCCTGACCAAGCGCCGCGATATAGACGCCGGGGCGCGTGAAAGTCTCCGGGTCGATCCGGAAAAGATACTCAAGTCCGGCGGTGCCGTCGGAGCGCAACAAACCATAAAATGCGAGCGCGATCATGATTGCCGCGAGAACCGGCATCGCCCATTTATTGAGCCTTTCAATCCCGCTCTGTACGCCGCGCGCGACCACAAGTCCCGCAAGGAGAACAGCCGCTGCCTGCCAGAGCAGCGGCTCCGCCGTCCGCCCGGTGAAACCGGAAAAATATCCAGCGAAACCAGTTTCGCCCGCTTCCCAGAGAGAACCGCTTACAGCGGAGACAAAATAACGGAACGTCCAGCCCGCGACGACCGCGTAGAAGCTCAGGATGACCGTTCCCGCGATCACCGCCACCCATCCCGTGCGGCGAAGGGGGCTGCGCGGCGCAAGCGCGGGAAAGGCCGAGATCGTGTCGAGACGCGCCGCACGCCCGACGGCCAGCTCCGCAATGACGAGAGGCAGCCCGATCAGCAGCACACAGAGGATATAGACGAGAAGAAAACCGCCGCCGCCATTCTCTCCGGCAACGTAGGGAAAACGCCAGATATTCCCGATACCGACCGCGGACCCGATGGTGGCCAGTACGAAGCCGAACTGGCTCCCCCACTGCTCCCGCTCGGCCATTACTCCGGCTCGTCCAGAATACCGTCCCGGCGCACCTCGTCGAGAACCCAGTCCCGGAAGACGGAGACCTTGTTGGAGCGCAGCGCGTCCTCGCGGCAGACGAAATAGTAAGCCAGCGGCGCGGGCATCTCGTTTTCAAACGGCCGGATAAGGCGCCCCGCCCGCAGATCGTCTGTCACCAGCTGGGAGCGCGCGAGCGCTACGCCCTGCCCCTCGACAGCGGCCTGCAGAACCATGTCCATCTGGGTGAAGAACGCACCGCGTCTGAGATCGATGCCTTCGATGCCGAACTGCTGCAGGAAGTTATCCCAGCTTTCCCCGGCGAAAGTATTCACGTCGTGCAGCAACGGATAGTGCTTGAGGTCCTCGGGCTTGCGGAGGCCGGGAGGCCGAGCCGCGACTTCGGGGCTGCAGACCGGATAGATCCGCTCGCTCATGATCTTCTCGACATGCAAGCCTTCGTAATTGCCGTCGCCGAGCCGCAGCGCCACGTCGACACCGTCGGTGACGAAATCCGCTCTCCGGTCCTCGGCCGCGATGCGGACATCGATCTCAGGATAGCGCATGCGAAAGCGGGAAAGCCGCGGGATCAGCCACTTCACCGCGAAAGACGGCAAGACGCTTACCGTCAGCGGACGCCCCTCTTCCTGCTCCTTCAGATCGTTGACCGCCGCGAGCAGCCTCGAGAACGCGTCCCGCACCACGGGCGCAAGGCGCATCCCTTCCGGCGTAAGTTCCAGTGCACGCGGGCGGCGGAGAAAAAGCGGGCATCCGAGTTCCGTTTCCAGCGCCTTGATCTGCTGGCTGACCGCGGCCGGAGTCACGAACAGCTCCGCCGCGGCGAGCTTGAAGCTCATATGCCGCGCGGCAGCCTCGAAACAACGCAGTCCATTGAGCGGAAGCCGGCTCAACATGGATTAGCCAAACTTACTCATCCCACAAATTAACTCGTTTGTTGTACGGCATTTTATACCCCAAATTCCAACGCATCGACAGACACGAATGAGCGTGTGTGACGTTTTGATTAAGGAGAGCTTTCATGTTTAAGAACCAGACCCTGAATGTTGCTCCTGCCGCCGTCATGACTGCAGGAACCACCGGATCGGCCTTCGCGCAAAAGCGCGCCAAGGGTGGCGTACTGCATACCCTCGTCGCACTTCTGCTCACCTGGGAAGACCGCATCGGCCAGCGGGAGTCGCTGCGCGAACTCGACGACCGCGCACTTGCCGACATGGGCATCAGCCGGGCCGACGTCCACTATGAAGTCGAGAAGCCTTTCTGGATGGCCTGATCCCCGACGGAACGCCGTGCCCTAACGGGTGCGGCGGCCGTCAGCGGGCATCGAAATCCAGTACGACCTTGTCGCTCGCGGGGTGGGCCTGACAGGCCAGCACAAAGCCCCGCTCCACTTCCTCTTCGGCGAGCGTGTAATTCAGATCCATCTCGACGCGCCCTTCGACCACCTTTGCCCTACACGTGCAGCACATCCCACCCTTGCACGCGTATGGCATGTCCGGTCGATCCCCGAGGGCCGCATCGAGGATGGAGATGCCGTCCGGCTCCAGCGTGAAATCGGTTTGCACCCCATCGTAGATCACGGACACTTCCGAGCCTGACGCGAGCGCCTCGCCCTCTTTTTTCGCCATTCTGGCCCGACGCGCGGCGGCAGCCTTTGCCGCCGCGTCGCTGGATGGCGTGAAGAGCTCGAAGCTGACTTTCTCCGCCTCCACTCCATGATCGGCCAGCGCCGCCCGCACATCGCCGATCATGCCTTCCGGTCCGCAGAGAAAGAAGCGGTCCACCGCATGGACGTTCAGCATCGAGCGGAAGAAAGTCTCGCATTTCTCCCGATCGATCCGGCCGTTCAGCAACGCCACCTCCTGAGGCTCGCGGCTGAGGATGTGCAGGATGCTGAAGCGGGCCGGATAGCGGTTCTTCAGATCCGACAGCGCGTCGCGGAACATGATGTCGCGCACCGTGCGGTTGCCATAGAACAACGTGAACCGGCTGCCCGGTTCGGCCTCGAGTACCGATTTCGCGATGGAAAGGATCGGCGTGATCCCGCTGCCCGCCGCGAAGGCGACATAGGTATGCGCCGCACCCGGTTCGACCGCCGCCGTGAACCGCCCTTCCGGCAGCATCGCCTCCAGACTGTCTCCCGGCTTCAGTTCGTCATTCGCGAAGCCCGAAAAGGCCCCGCCCTCGACCCGTTTCACCGCGACCCGGATCTCGCCATCGCCGAGCCCGCTGCAGATCGAATAGGAACGGCGCACATCGTGACCGTCGATCTCCTTTCGCAGCGTCAGGTACTGGCCCGGCCGGTAGCTGAATTCGCTCTTCGCGTTTTCCGGCAGGTCGAAAGCGATGGAGACACTGTCCGGGCTCTCCGGCCGGACCTCGCGTACGGTCAGTGTGGTGAAGCGTGCCATGACCGCTTTCCTCCTAGATGCATTTGAAATAGTCGAACGGCTCCGCGCAGTCGGTGCAGCGATAAAGCGCCTTACAGGCCGTCGAGCCGAACTGGCTCAGGATCTCCGTATTCTCCGAACCGCAGCGCGGACAGGCGACCACGGGATCGATCCCGAGCAGGGACTGCTTGGAGGTCGAGCTTTCGGCCGGCGGCGCGATCCCGATGCCGCGCAATTTCTCGCGCCCGGCCTCGCTCAGCCAGTCGGTGGTCCAGGCCGGCGCCAGCACGGTCTTGACCTCGACCTCGGCGAAGCCTTCCTTGAGCGCAGCGTCGCGCACCATCATTTCGATGTAGGACATCGCCGGGCAACCCGAATAGGTCGGCGTGATGGTGATCTTGGCCGCATGGCCATCGACCGCGACCGCGCGAACCACGCCGAGATCGACGACGGACAACACCGGGATTTCCGGGTCCGAGACCCCTTCAAGCGCAGCCCATAACCGGGACTCATCTGGCGTGCTGGCGGATTGCGGCTGCATCTCCCGGCCTTACCATTGCGCGTCCGGATAGGCGCGCGGCAAGAACTGCATCTCGGCCAACAGAAAGCCAAGATGCTCAGAGTGAACCCCCTTCTTGCCGCCGCCGATAGACCAGTCGCCCGCCGGCACGGTGAGCGTGGCCTCGGCAAGCACGGCACCGACCGCGTTTTTCCAGTTCGTCTCGAAATCGCCCGGGTCGGGCGCGATCCCCGCCTGCATCATCATCTCGTCGATAGCGTCGCCATCGAAGAGTTCCCGCGTGTATCCCCAGAGCGCATCCAGCGCCCCCTGCACGCGGGCGTGGCTCTCTTCCGTCCCGTCACCGAGGCGAATTACCCACTGGCCGCTGTGCCGGCGATGGTAGAGCGCCTCCTTCAGCGCCTTTTCCGCGATGCCGGCGATCTCGTGATTGGCAGACTTTGTCAGCGCCTGCAGCAGCTCGACATGAAAACAGTCAAAAAGGAACTGGCGGACGATTGTCTGCGCGAAATCGCCGTTCGGCTGCTCGGCCAGCAGGAAATTCCGCCAGTCCAGTACATCGCGCTTGAAGGCGAGTTCGTCAGCACTCCGCTCCCCTCCTTCGACGGTCGCGGCGAATTCGAGCCAGAGATTGGCCTGGCCGACCAGATCGAGCGCGATGTTGGAAAGCGCGATATCCTCTTCCAGCACCGGCCCCTTGCCGCACCATTCCGAAAGCCGGTGCCCAAGGATCAGGGCATTGTCGCCGAGCCGGAGCAGATATTCGAAGAGAGCTTCACGCTGCGCTTCAACGGACATGTTTCAGGTCTCCAAAGCTGCCGGTCAGAGGCATTCAACCTCGTCCGGCACCTCGTAGAAAGTTGGGTGGCGGTAAATCTTCGAGTCCGCCGGATCGAACAGGCTTTCCTTATCCGCCGGGGCCGAGGCGACAATATCCGTAGACTGCACCACCCAGATGCTCTCGCCCTCGCGGCGGCGGGTATAAACGTCGCGCGCATGCTGCAGCGCCATTTCCGCGTCGCTCGCATGCAACGAGCCGACATGCTTGTGGCTGAGGCCTTCGCGCGCCCGGATGAACACTTCCCAGAGCGGCCAGTCGTGCCCTGTGGTCATTCTCTCTCTCCCGATGGATCCGGCTTCGGAGGCCGGGATTCGTTCATTCGGCGGCGATCTTCGCCGCTTCCTTGCGCATGCGCTGCTTCTCGGCATAGGCCGCCGCTGCGTCGCGCACCCAGGCACCGTCCTCGTGCGCCTTGATACGGGCCGCCATGCGTTCCTTGTTGCACGGGCCGTCGCCGGAGACGACGCGCTTCAATTCCGCCCAGTCGATCTCGCCGAAATCGTAGTGGCCGCGCTCCTCGTTCCACTTCAGGTCCGGGTCCGGCATTCTTAGGCCCAGATAGTCGGCCTGCGGCACCGTCATATCGATGAACTGCTGGCGCAGATCGTCGTTCGAGACCCGCTTGATCTTCCATTGCATGGACTGGGAGGAATGCGCCGACTCGCGGTCGCTCGGCCCGAACATCATCAACGAAGGCCACCACCAGCGGTCCAGCGCGCTCTGCGCCATCCGTTTCTGCTCCTTCGTCCCGAAGGCCATCGACATCATGATCTCGTAGCCCTGACGCTGATGGAAACTCTCCTCGCGACAGATCCGCTCCATCGCGCGGGCATAGGGCCCGTAGGAACAGCGGCAAAGCGCGATCTGGTTGATGATCGCCGCGCCGTCGACCAGCCAGCCGATCGCACCGATATCGGCCCAGGACAGCACCGGGTAATTGAAGATGTTGGAATATTTGGCGCGCCCCTCATGCAGCGCGTCGACCATCTCCTCCCGGCTGGTGCCGAGCGTCTCGGCGGCACTGTAGAGATAGAGACCGTGCCCACCCTCGTCCTGAATCTTGGCCAGCAGCTGCACCTTGCGGCGGAGCGACGGCGCCCGGGTTACCCAGGTGCCCTCCGGCAGCATGCCGACGATCTCGGAATGTGCGTGCTGAGAGATCTGCCGAACGAGGGTCTTGCGGTACCCGTCCGGCATCCAGTCCCTCGGCTCGATCTTGATTTCACGATCGACCTTTGCCTGGAAATGTGCGGCCTCGTCTGTTTCCGGGGCCATTCCCTGTGTTTGGCTTTGCGCCATTGCGTTCCCTCGCTTAACCCGGACATTGCCGAATAGCTCAAACTTAAATGATACAAAAATCTTCCCGCGTCCAGAAAAAACTGTATCATATTAACCGAAAGGCAGACCTCATGAATGACAGCAAACCTCCGGTCACGGCGACGGAACCGGCAAACAAAACTGCGCGTAGAGTCGCGGACTGGATGCACGAGAACGATCCGGCTACGCGGAACTTCGGCATGCTCATCGAGGAGGTCGGGCCGGGATACGCATGCCTAAGGATGACGGTCCGGCCGGAGATGCTGAACGGACACAAGACCTGCCACGGGGGCTTGATCTTCACCCTTGCGGACAGTGCCTTCGCCTTTGCTTGCAATTCCGGAAACGCGCTCACCGTCGCGCAGAGCTGCGACATCGACTTCGTCAATCCGGCGCATGAGGGAGACGAGTTGGTTGCCATTTGCGAGGAGCGCTTCCATCGCGGTCGTTCAGGGATCTACGACACCGTCGTGCAGCGTGCCGACGGTACGGTCGTGGCCCACTTCCGCGGCCGCTCCCGAACGATCGGCGGCGCGTTGGTGGAGGATGGAGCAGTCGGATGAGTGTCGCGCGCAAGCTCGAGTCCGACACGACCGATGCCGCCGCGCTTCTCGCGGCGCTCAAGCCACGAGCGAAATCACTGATCGTCACTGTTTACGGCGATGCGATCCTGCCGCACGGCGGCGAAGCCTGGCTCGGCGACCTGATCCGACTCATGGAATGTTTCGGCATCAGCGAGCGCCTTGTCCGCACATCGGTCTTCCGCCTGACGCAGGATGGCGTGCTCGCCGCGCGTCAGGTTGGCAGGCGAAGCATCTACGCCCTCACCCCGGGCGGCCGGCGGGCGTTCGATGCTGCTCAGCGCAAGATCTATGCTCCATTGACCGAACGGCGCGATCCCGATGAAAACGCGCCCTGGACCATCGCCCTCCTCGGCGGCAGCGTCGATGCGGAGCAGCGGGACGCTTTGCACCGGGAACTCGGATGGGCGGGTTTCGGAATGCTGGGCACGCAGGCGCTGATCGGTACCGGCAGCGATTTGCAGAGGGCAAAGGACTCTCTAACCACGCTCGGCCTCGAAGACAGGGTGACCCTCTTCGAAGCAACGGCGAACAGCGCAGCCGGTACTCTGCGGGCACTTTGCCACGAGGCCTGGCATCTCGATGCGACGGATCAGGACTATCGCGCATTCATCAGGCGCTTTACGCCTCTGCGCGACCGGCTTCTCGCACCGTCCGAAAAGCCGGCTCCGAAAGAGGCGTTCACGCTTCGGATTTTGATGATCCACGCTTATCGGAGGGCCCTCCTCCGCGATCCCGGATTACCGACACCGCTCATGCCGGACAATTGGAGCGGCCGGACCGCGCGACAGCTTGCGGCCGAGATCTATGACAACCTGCAATACAATGCGCAGGACTTCGTCGAAACCGGCCTGCACGGCACCGACGGTCCACTCCCGCCCTCAGCGCCGCAATTTTCCGCACGCTTTTTGCGGTTAATACCCGACTGAGTGCTCGCCGGACACTCGCGGCGGACACGTTCACGCCAAAATTTATCCCACTGCCTCAATTGGATATTCCAAAACCGGTCAAAAGCCGGAAAACCGCTCTCGCCATCCGCCCCGCCGAGATGATTAAATGCGCCCTGCGCATGCGATGAGCGGCGCGCAGCCTATTTTCCCCTGCCGTCCCGGCGAGCGACCCTGGATTCGAAGTCATGATCGAGATCTATATCGAGTGTTGGGCAAGCCCCGATGGTATTCGATATCCCTGGTCCATCTGGCAGGATGGACGTCAGGTTGATTCTTCTCACGCGACATCTCTCTACGAAAACCCGGACGAAGCGGAGGAGGCTGCGCGCAAATACTGCAACGACGTGCTGAAAACGTCGCCATCCAATGTGGTTCGGCTCTAATCGGGCCACAAACGTTGACGGTTGCGAAGCAATAGGTCTAAGTGACCTTGGTTTCGTTCTGAAACTGCGTTCTACACAGCCGATTGATCTAATATGTCCGAGTCCAGCATCCGCGGCCGCCTCGCGGTCGATGTTGGCGGCACCTTTACCGATGTCGCCCTCGAATTTGGCCCTAAGCGCTACACGGCAAAGGTCCTGACCACGCCCGCCATGCCGGAGCGCGGCGTGATGAACGGGATCGAGAAAGCTCTGGAAGTGGCGAACGCAAACCCGGCGGACATCGGCCTGCTGATCCACGGGACCACGCTCGCGACCAACGCCCTAATCGAGCGCAAGGGCGCCAAGACCGCTCTGATCACTACTGAAGGTCTTCGCGATTCCGTCGAAATGGCCTTCGAGAACCGGTTCGAGCAGTACGACATCAATATCGACCGGCCGGACCCGCTGGTGCCGCGCAATCTGCGCTGGCCGGTCAGGGAGCGGCTGAACTTCAAGGGCGAAGTTCTGATCCCGCTCGACGAAAGCTCCGTCGAGGCGCTGGTGCCCCTGATCGACAAGCACGAGATCGGCTCCATCGCAGTGGGGCTCATCCATTCCTACGCCAACGGCGCGCATGAGGAGCGGGTCGGGGAGATCCTGAGCAAGGCACGCCCGGACCTCAGCATCACCCTCTCGAGCGAAGTCTGCCCGGAGATCCGCGAGTACGAACGGCAGTCGACCGCATCAGCCAACGCCTATGTGCGCCCCATCATGTCGCGCTATCTCGGCATCCTGCGCGAGGACCTGAAAAAACGCGGGTTCGATTGCCCGGTCCTGCTGATGACCTCGGGCGGCGGCCTGACCTCTCTCGACACCGCCATGCGCTTCCCGATCCGGCTGGTCGAGTCCGGCCCGGCAGGCGGTGCCATCCTGGCGAGCGAGATCGCCCGGGAATGCGATCTCTCCAGTGTCGTCTCCTTCGATATGGGC includes these proteins:
- a CDS encoding PaaX family transcriptional regulator, whose translation is MSVARKLESDTTDAAALLAALKPRAKSLIVTVYGDAILPHGGEAWLGDLIRLMECFGISERLVRTSVFRLTQDGVLAARQVGRRSIYALTPGGRRAFDAAQRKIYAPLTERRDPDENAPWTIALLGGSVDAEQRDALHRELGWAGFGMLGTQALIGTGSDLQRAKDSLTTLGLEDRVTLFEATANSAAGTLRALCHEAWHLDATDQDYRAFIRRFTPLRDRLLAPSEKPAPKEAFTLRILMIHAYRRALLRDPGLPTPLMPDNWSGRTARQLAAEIYDNLQYNAQDFVETGLHGTDGPLPPSAPQFSARFLRLIPD
- the paaI gene encoding hydroxyphenylacetyl-CoA thioesterase PaaI — its product is MNDSKPPVTATEPANKTARRVADWMHENDPATRNFGMLIEEVGPGYACLRMTVRPEMLNGHKTCHGGLIFTLADSAFAFACNSGNALTVAQSCDIDFVNPAHEGDELVAICEERFHRGRSGIYDTVVQRADGTVVAHFRGRSRTIGGALVEDGAVG